A part of Gemmatimonas groenlandica genomic DNA contains:
- a CDS encoding PAS domain-containing sensor histidine kinase, which produces MTLPLDLFRALTESMPQLVWSCRGDGPCDYLGPQWVAYTGIPESEQLGSAWLEQIHPDDRVATAAGWASAVDRKEPADLDFRIRRHDGVYRWFKTRATPDVAPDGTILRWYGTNTDVQELRDSETALAALNADLELRIHQGTEAALATAEKMRVLAASLETAQQISHTGSWSFDLDDNQVSWSAELFRIFRLPVGDTPPPFDTHHALFTERDWIALSAAIRRAREHGDPYELELQLAGASETPRFVVARGYAERDNVGVVRRLYGTLQDVTELALARRERDRAAARIAIAASSAGIGIWDWTVETGTLTWDDNMYDLYDIPRGTPVTYDDWTSAVHEDDRAEADAIVQAASASGTSYITNFRLRPSSRGVRHLRASGRGFLDHDGSPIRMIGVNFDVTAEVVAASLQEESAAQLKEFIRHAPAAIAMLDKDVCYVEASDRWMTDYGLQREAVIGRCHYDVFPHLPERWKLIHQKVLAGEVHRHDGDPFPQPDGKTTWLQWEARPFYEANHVLGGMLFFTRDVSEAMELQTELRSQTDELARSNKDLQQFAYAASHDLQEPLRAVSGCAQILRQRYHGKLDLQADELIGHMVGGADRMRSLIDDLLAYSRVGTQGAELTEVSLAEPVEEAGRNLHLSATEASAVVTVGQLPSLQVDRRQMVQLFQNLMSNAIKYAGSAPPRIEIRSWCENGSWILAIRDQGIGIPTDARERIFEIFQRLHTREEYPGTGVGLALCRRIVERHHGRIWVEPVEGAGTEFRFTLPAPR; this is translated from the coding sequence ATGACGCTACCGCTCGACCTCTTCCGTGCGCTTACCGAGTCGATGCCGCAGCTGGTGTGGAGCTGTCGTGGCGACGGGCCGTGCGATTACCTCGGCCCGCAATGGGTCGCGTACACGGGAATTCCGGAGTCGGAGCAGCTTGGCTCTGCGTGGCTGGAGCAAATCCACCCGGACGATCGGGTCGCCACCGCTGCCGGGTGGGCATCCGCCGTTGACCGGAAGGAACCCGCCGATCTCGACTTCCGCATCCGTCGGCACGACGGCGTTTACCGATGGTTCAAAACCCGTGCGACCCCAGACGTCGCGCCGGACGGCACCATTCTCCGCTGGTACGGCACCAACACCGACGTGCAGGAGCTCCGGGACAGCGAGACCGCGCTGGCGGCGCTGAACGCTGACCTTGAACTGCGCATTCACCAAGGCACCGAGGCGGCGCTCGCCACCGCGGAGAAGATGCGAGTGCTGGCCGCGTCGCTCGAGACCGCGCAGCAGATTTCGCACACCGGTAGCTGGAGCTTTGATCTCGATGACAATCAAGTCAGCTGGTCCGCTGAGCTCTTTCGCATTTTCCGGTTGCCGGTCGGCGATACGCCCCCGCCGTTCGACACGCATCACGCGCTCTTCACAGAGCGCGATTGGATCGCGTTGTCGGCGGCGATCCGACGCGCTAGAGAGCACGGCGATCCGTACGAGCTGGAACTGCAGCTTGCGGGCGCGTCCGAGACGCCACGTTTCGTGGTCGCCCGCGGATACGCGGAGCGAGACAATGTGGGCGTGGTTCGTCGTCTGTATGGCACCCTTCAGGATGTGACCGAACTGGCGCTGGCGCGCCGCGAGCGGGATCGTGCAGCCGCGCGCATCGCGATAGCGGCCTCCTCTGCCGGCATCGGGATCTGGGACTGGACCGTTGAGACGGGCACGTTGACTTGGGATGACAATATGTATGACTTGTATGACATCCCTCGCGGCACGCCGGTGACATACGACGATTGGACATCGGCCGTGCACGAGGATGACAGAGCGGAGGCCGATGCGATCGTTCAGGCGGCATCCGCCAGCGGCACCAGCTACATCACCAACTTCCGATTGCGGCCGAGCAGCCGCGGCGTGCGGCACCTTCGCGCCAGCGGACGCGGCTTCCTCGACCACGACGGATCCCCGATTCGCATGATCGGCGTGAACTTCGACGTGACTGCGGAGGTGGTCGCCGCTAGCCTGCAGGAGGAGAGCGCTGCGCAGCTCAAGGAGTTCATTCGGCACGCGCCGGCGGCGATTGCCATGCTCGACAAGGACGTGTGTTATGTGGAAGCGAGTGACCGCTGGATGACCGACTACGGTCTGCAGCGCGAGGCAGTCATCGGCCGCTGTCATTACGACGTTTTTCCTCACCTGCCGGAGCGCTGGAAGCTGATTCATCAAAAGGTGCTCGCGGGTGAAGTGCATCGCCATGATGGTGACCCATTCCCGCAGCCCGATGGCAAGACGACCTGGCTGCAATGGGAGGCGCGACCATTCTACGAGGCGAATCATGTACTTGGCGGGATGCTGTTCTTTACCCGTGATGTGAGCGAGGCGATGGAGTTGCAGACCGAGCTGCGGTCGCAAACCGACGAGTTGGCTCGCAGCAACAAGGACCTGCAGCAGTTCGCGTACGCTGCCTCGCACGACCTGCAGGAGCCGCTTCGCGCGGTCTCCGGCTGCGCGCAGATCTTGCGACAGCGGTACCACGGCAAGCTCGACCTGCAGGCCGACGAACTGATCGGCCACATGGTCGGTGGTGCTGATCGGATGCGAAGTCTGATCGACGACTTGCTCGCCTATTCGCGAGTGGGCACGCAAGGTGCCGAGTTGACGGAAGTGTCACTCGCTGAGCCAGTGGAAGAGGCGGGTCGCAACCTTCACCTGTCCGCGACCGAAGCGAGCGCCGTGGTCACGGTCGGCCAGCTCCCTTCTCTGCAGGTTGACCGTCGCCAGATGGTGCAGCTGTTTCAGAATCTCATGTCCAACGCCATCAAGTATGCGGGTAGCGCCCCGCCTCGGATCGAGATCCGCAGCTGGTGTGAAAATGGCAGCTGGATCCTGGCAATCCGGGATCAAGGGATCGGCATACCGACGGACGCGCGCGAGCGGATTTTCGAGATCTTTCAGCGACTTCACACGCGGGAGGAGTACCCAGGCACGGGCGTTGGCCTGGCGCTTTGCCGGAGAATCGTAGAGCGGCATCATGGCCGGATCTGGGTGGAACCAGTTGAGGGAGCGGGAACAGAGTTCCGCTTCACGTTGCCGGCGCCTCGATGA
- a CDS encoding response regulator, whose amino-acid sequence MTARVAAPGKSAVVILLVEDSPSDRLITKAALEEARLLNTLHTVANGVEALAFLRREGSYADAPRPDLILLDLNLPRMDGREVLVHIKADPSLRHIPVVVLTTSAAPEDVAAAYAAHANSYITKPVDFRRFHEALASLERYWFEVVTLPPHAAPSGSPSAVPAEIGRSAAGRVAVLLVEDSPSDALLVRSSLAAKSTAFELVHVTRLSDAAPLLAERRFDVIVTDLSLPDAQALEAVHALRRLSTHGEPIIVLTGNADGRSGEEALRSGAEDYLQKNELGGSGLGRAILFAIQRREARDERHQRQRVDAVGRLAAGVAHDFNNLLTAMAVSAEMVLTGSDPMERTELLQEILATADRGRALTRHLLTFSRRDRFEAHPMSVNGVIVAIARLLERLIVVDVAVELELAADLPLVLSDEQHLEQVVLNLAMNASDAMPGGGKLTMATTRQAVDVAAAAAISAAMRPGEYVRISVRDTGSGIPDDVRARMFEPFFTTKAEGRGTGLGLATVHEIVQLHGGAIGVTARDGGGTVFDVYLPACDMPPKREVRASVRAESKPGSGTILLVDDEASLRSVMQRVLSRNGYTVLVADCAEAAWHIWDAQRDAIDLVITDLIMPGSFTARDLAARLAVERPALPVIFCSGYSDSFDDPTLALSKGANFIAKPYSIETLLNTVSGALARQAQAW is encoded by the coding sequence ATGACAGCCCGCGTCGCCGCCCCGGGCAAATCGGCCGTCGTGATTCTCCTGGTGGAGGATTCTCCCAGCGATCGCCTGATCACCAAGGCCGCGCTGGAAGAAGCGCGCCTGCTGAACACGCTGCACACGGTCGCCAACGGCGTGGAGGCGCTGGCGTTTCTGCGCCGCGAAGGCTCGTACGCTGATGCGCCGCGTCCCGACCTCATCCTGCTCGACCTGAATCTCCCGCGCATGGACGGGCGCGAGGTGCTCGTCCACATCAAGGCCGATCCCTCGTTGCGCCACATTCCGGTGGTGGTGCTGACGACTTCGGCCGCGCCGGAAGACGTGGCCGCCGCCTACGCCGCACACGCCAATAGCTACATCACCAAGCCTGTGGATTTCCGGCGCTTCCATGAGGCCCTGGCCTCGCTTGAGCGCTACTGGTTCGAGGTGGTCACGTTGCCGCCGCACGCTGCGCCGTCGGGGAGTCCGTCCGCCGTACCTGCCGAGATTGGACGGAGCGCGGCGGGCCGTGTTGCCGTGCTGCTGGTCGAGGACTCGCCGTCGGATGCCCTGCTTGTGCGGTCGTCGCTCGCGGCCAAATCGACGGCATTCGAGCTTGTCCACGTGACCCGGCTTTCGGATGCTGCACCGCTGCTGGCCGAGCGCCGATTCGACGTCATCGTCACCGATCTCTCGCTACCGGACGCGCAAGCGCTGGAAGCGGTGCACGCCCTGCGTCGGCTGTCCACGCATGGCGAGCCAATCATTGTGCTTACCGGCAACGCGGACGGACGGAGCGGGGAGGAGGCTCTGCGCTCGGGCGCCGAGGACTATCTGCAGAAAAATGAGCTCGGCGGCAGCGGACTCGGTCGTGCCATCCTCTTTGCGATCCAACGACGGGAAGCCCGCGACGAGAGGCACCAGCGCCAGCGGGTTGACGCAGTCGGGCGGCTGGCCGCCGGTGTGGCGCACGACTTCAACAACCTGTTGACGGCGATGGCGGTCAGCGCCGAGATGGTGCTGACGGGCAGCGATCCGATGGAGCGGACGGAGTTGCTTCAGGAGATTCTCGCCACCGCCGACCGCGGTCGCGCACTCACCCGGCACTTGCTCACATTCAGTCGACGCGACCGGTTCGAGGCACACCCGATGTCAGTGAACGGTGTGATTGTGGCGATCGCCCGGTTACTCGAGCGATTGATCGTCGTTGATGTCGCGGTTGAGCTTGAACTGGCGGCCGACTTGCCGCTGGTGCTGAGCGATGAGCAGCACCTGGAGCAGGTCGTGCTCAATCTGGCCATGAACGCCAGCGATGCGATGCCGGGCGGCGGCAAGCTCACGATGGCCACTACGCGGCAGGCGGTGGATGTTGCTGCTGCTGCTGCCATCAGCGCGGCGATGCGTCCCGGCGAATACGTGCGCATCTCGGTGCGTGACACGGGTAGCGGCATCCCGGATGACGTGCGCGCGCGGATGTTCGAACCGTTCTTCACGACCAAGGCGGAGGGCCGCGGCACCGGACTAGGCCTCGCCACGGTACACGAGATTGTGCAGCTGCACGGTGGCGCGATCGGCGTTACCGCTCGCGATGGCGGCGGGACCGTGTTCGACGTCTACCTCCCGGCGTGCGACATGCCGCCGAAGCGCGAGGTTCGCGCGAGCGTGCGCGCCGAATCGAAACCCGGCAGCGGCACCATCCTGCTGGTCGACGATGAGGCGTCCCTGCGATCAGTCATGCAGCGGGTGCTCAGCCGCAATGGATACACCGTGCTCGTGGCCGACTGCGCGGAGGCCGCGTGGCACATTTGGGATGCGCAGCGCGACGCCATCGACCTCGTGATCACCGACCTGATCATGCCGGGCAGCTTCACGGCGCGTGATCTCGCGGCCAGGCTGGCCGTCGAACGGCCAGCACTCCCGGTGATTTTTTGTAGCGGCTATTCGGACTCGTTCGACGACCCGACGCTGGCGCTGTCCAAGGGAGCGAACTTCATCGCGAAGCCGTACTCGATCGAGACGCTCCTGAACACCGTGTCAGGCGCGTTGGCGCGTCAGGCTCAGGCGTGGTAG
- a CDS encoding proline iminopeptidase-family hydrolase, whose product MPKHFAIWCGLTAAALCACRGDTRSTNDSAAATAAATSPAPATPVLGPGEAMLPVTGGRIWYKVSGTGTGTPVILVHGGPGMGSFYLKSMEGLGVDRPVVRYDQLGAGKSDRMTDTTLMVIPRYIEELDSLRRTLKYDKVFLNGNSWGTIVAVEYYKAHPEHVAGIIFSGEAFDITAAEKEINKWVATLSDSAQKAFAQYNTDKNLEAPAYKAATEEFYAKNVFRRPVKADLDSMFAMIGMDQYRYFQGENETIVVGTLKGYSAMSILPTIKVPVLMTTGEFDELGPKLIEQHTKLIPGAKYIVYKDAAHITQWDAAEQSVKDARAFLAAADKK is encoded by the coding sequence GTGCCCAAACACTTTGCGATCTGGTGCGGCCTGACCGCCGCCGCACTCTGCGCCTGCCGCGGTGATACGCGCTCCACGAACGACAGTGCCGCGGCCACTGCGGCGGCCACCTCACCCGCTCCAGCCACGCCGGTGCTTGGCCCGGGCGAGGCCATGCTCCCGGTCACCGGCGGCAGGATCTGGTATAAGGTGAGCGGCACTGGCACAGGCACCCCGGTCATCCTCGTGCATGGCGGCCCGGGTATGGGCAGTTTCTATCTCAAGTCGATGGAAGGACTTGGCGTCGACCGTCCGGTGGTGCGTTACGACCAGCTCGGCGCGGGCAAGTCGGATCGGATGACCGACACCACGCTGATGGTGATTCCGCGCTACATCGAGGAGCTCGATTCGCTCCGTCGCACGCTCAAGTACGACAAAGTATTTCTCAACGGCAATTCGTGGGGCACGATCGTCGCCGTCGAGTACTACAAGGCGCATCCGGAGCACGTGGCCGGGATCATCTTCAGCGGCGAGGCCTTCGACATCACGGCCGCCGAGAAGGAAATCAACAAGTGGGTGGCGACCCTGTCGGATTCGGCGCAGAAAGCCTTCGCGCAGTACAACACCGACAAGAATCTCGAGGCACCCGCCTACAAGGCCGCCACCGAGGAGTTCTACGCCAAGAACGTCTTCCGGCGCCCGGTCAAAGCCGATCTCGACTCGATGTTCGCGATGATCGGTATGGACCAGTACCGGTACTTCCAGGGCGAAAACGAGACGATCGTGGTCGGCACGCTCAAGGGATACAGCGCCATGAGCATCCTGCCGACGATCAAGGTGCCGGTACTCATGACCACCGGTGAGTTCGACGAACTCGGGCCCAAGCTCATCGAGCAACACACGAAGCTCATCCCTGGGGCGAAGTACATCGTCTACAAAGACGCAGCCCACATCACGCAATGGGACGCTGCCGAGCAGAGTGTGAAGGACGCGCGCGCGTTCCTCGCGGCGGCGGACAAGAAGTAG
- a CDS encoding TonB-dependent receptor yields the protein MMTLPLRTLVAGLGVALCAFAMPAVAQSTGIVTGVVRDDANAPITGATVVVSGTAFGTQAKADGSYRLVLSAGDYTLVARLIGYTSAVKTVRVATGATVTVDFTLSKSAAQLSAVAVTGSRRQERSVVEAPVPVDVITAEDIKQTGRTETAQILQMLVPSLNFPRSSIAGGVDGQRPFTLRGMGPDQVLVLINGKRRHAGAVIAANNSVGRGSAGIDLNAIPASSIDRIEVLRDGAAAQYGSDAIAGVVNVILKQNAPATFSTTFGQVNSSYDKTSYSDGGVTQADGSWSRGFRDRGFLNVSGEYRDRGLTNRATPDLRPLYFNDDSVARVNPALLPQARNNSWYGDAALREGGLMLNSGYSTASGITLYAFGGGTVRESQAFGFPRRPSERTVVRALYPNGFLPEIWGTSLDLSLTGGAKGQAKGWQWDLSSSFGGNNFRFDVKNSVNPTLGVNSPTEFYAGMLRSTQSTTNIDLSRAVNISAFATPVNVAVGAEFRSDNYRILQGDSTSYIDGGVRVLDGPERGQLTVPGSQLFYGFRPVDERNVGRTSFAGYVDLEGNPTKRLTVGLAARGENFSDFGSAVIGKATGRFAIGRGVAVRGAYNTGFRAPSLGQANYSATASNVLIVGGVPTTNEVYTVPVDLPVAKALGANPLEAEKSTNTSAGITWSPVRNFSTTVDYFNIEVVNRIVLSENFVGAGVRAIIEPFGLRGDVRPRYFTNAVDTRTRGVDVVLRYVRQLENDASLSTTFGYNHNRTSLLRVAAPPPQLAALNQQLYGRVERSRLTEAQPRNLARINVQYSKPSWSLNVQQAYFGGWWTRPDLALAPTVARASSDQYFTGRWITDASVTRRLDKSFSLSLGVDNLFDVYPDRISASNPENTGATRLFSPFSPFGANGRFLFARLVFTP from the coding sequence ATGATGACTCTCCCGCTCCGAACCCTCGTGGCCGGACTTGGCGTTGCGCTGTGTGCGTTCGCCATGCCGGCAGTCGCCCAGTCTACCGGCATCGTGACCGGCGTGGTGCGCGACGACGCGAATGCCCCGATCACGGGTGCCACCGTCGTCGTCTCCGGTACGGCCTTCGGCACGCAGGCCAAGGCCGACGGCAGCTATCGGCTGGTGTTGAGCGCCGGCGACTACACGCTCGTCGCCCGCCTTATCGGCTACACCTCCGCCGTCAAGACCGTGCGCGTCGCGACGGGCGCCACCGTGACCGTGGATTTCACGCTCAGCAAGTCGGCCGCGCAGTTGTCGGCGGTTGCCGTGACCGGATCGCGTCGGCAGGAACGGAGCGTGGTGGAAGCGCCGGTTCCGGTCGACGTCATCACGGCCGAAGACATCAAGCAGACCGGGCGCACCGAGACCGCGCAGATCCTGCAGATGCTGGTGCCTTCGCTCAACTTTCCGCGCTCGTCAATCGCCGGCGGTGTGGACGGACAGCGACCGTTTACGCTTCGCGGCATGGGGCCCGATCAGGTGCTGGTGCTCATCAACGGTAAGCGTCGGCACGCCGGCGCGGTGATCGCCGCCAACAATTCGGTGGGACGCGGATCGGCGGGCATCGATTTGAATGCGATCCCGGCGTCGAGCATCGATCGCATCGAAGTGCTGCGGGACGGCGCGGCGGCGCAGTATGGATCGGACGCCATCGCAGGCGTGGTCAACGTGATCCTCAAGCAGAACGCACCAGCCACGTTTTCCACCACCTTCGGTCAGGTGAACTCGTCGTACGACAAGACGAGTTACAGCGACGGTGGCGTGACGCAGGCCGACGGCAGCTGGTCGCGTGGGTTTCGCGATCGTGGCTTCCTCAATGTGAGCGGCGAGTATCGCGACCGCGGGCTGACCAACCGGGCGACGCCCGATCTGCGGCCCTTGTATTTCAACGACGACTCGGTGGCGCGGGTGAATCCGGCGTTGCTGCCGCAGGCGCGTAACAACAGCTGGTATGGCGACGCGGCGCTGCGTGAAGGCGGCCTGATGCTCAACAGCGGCTACTCCACCGCGTCGGGCATCACGCTGTACGCGTTCGGCGGTGGGACGGTGCGCGAATCGCAGGCCTTCGGCTTCCCGCGTCGTCCATCGGAACGTACCGTGGTGCGTGCGCTCTACCCCAACGGCTTCCTGCCAGAGATCTGGGGCACATCGCTCGATCTCTCGCTCACTGGTGGCGCGAAGGGACAGGCGAAGGGATGGCAGTGGGACCTCAGCAGCTCCTTCGGCGGCAACAACTTCCGCTTCGATGTCAAGAACTCGGTGAATCCCACGTTGGGCGTGAACAGCCCCACGGAGTTCTATGCCGGTATGCTGCGCTCGACGCAGTCCACCACGAACATCGACCTCTCGCGTGCGGTGAATATCTCGGCCTTCGCGACACCGGTGAACGTGGCCGTGGGCGCCGAGTTCCGGTCGGACAACTATCGCATTCTGCAGGGCGACAGCACGTCGTACATCGACGGCGGCGTGCGCGTGCTCGACGGCCCCGAGCGTGGGCAGCTCACGGTGCCGGGATCACAGCTGTTCTACGGATTCCGCCCGGTTGACGAGCGCAACGTCGGGCGCACGTCGTTCGCGGGCTATGTGGATCTCGAAGGGAATCCGACGAAGCGCCTCACGGTAGGTCTGGCCGCGCGCGGCGAAAACTTCTCGGACTTCGGATCCGCCGTGATCGGCAAGGCCACAGGCCGATTCGCGATCGGTCGTGGTGTGGCCGTCCGTGGCGCGTACAACACGGGCTTCCGGGCGCCGTCGCTGGGGCAGGCCAACTACTCCGCCACCGCGTCCAACGTGTTGATCGTGGGTGGTGTACCGACGACGAACGAAGTGTACACGGTGCCCGTCGACCTGCCGGTGGCGAAGGCACTGGGTGCCAATCCACTGGAAGCCGAGAAGTCCACCAACACCTCGGCAGGAATCACGTGGTCGCCGGTGCGCAACTTCAGCACGACGGTGGACTACTTCAACATCGAAGTCGTCAACCGCATCGTGCTGTCGGAAAATTTCGTGGGCGCCGGTGTGCGGGCGATCATCGAGCCGTTCGGTCTCCGTGGCGACGTGCGTCCACGCTACTTCACGAATGCCGTGGACACGCGCACGCGTGGCGTGGACGTCGTGCTGCGCTACGTGCGGCAGCTCGAGAATGACGCCTCGCTGTCAACCACATTCGGGTACAACCACAATCGCACGTCGCTGCTGCGCGTGGCAGCGCCGCCGCCGCAGCTGGCGGCGCTCAATCAGCAGCTGTATGGCCGGGTCGAGCGGTCGCGCCTGACCGAGGCGCAGCCGCGCAATCTGGCCCGCATCAACGTTCAGTACTCCAAGCCGTCGTGGTCGCTGAATGTGCAGCAGGCCTACTTCGGCGGATGGTGGACGCGTCCCGACCTGGCGCTGGCACCCACGGTGGCCCGCGCGTCGAGCGATCAGTATTTCACGGGTCGATGGATCACCGACGCGAGCGTCACACGTCGCCTCGACAAGTCGTTCTCGCTCTCGCTGGGCGTGGACAATCTGTTCGACGTATATCCCGACCGCATTTCGGCGTCGAACCCCGAGAACACCGGGGCTACGCGCCTGTTCTCGCCGTTCTCGCCGTTCGGAGCGAACGGGCGATTCCTGTTCGCGCGTTTGGTGTTCACACCGTAA
- a CDS encoding DUF4394 domain-containing protein, with amino-acid sequence MTNRLSFLLAAIVLAACAETPTAVPTDISSASARAAEAGAATSGEALIGLTENNELVSFSSDKSNQTTGIVPITGLVDGETVVGIDFRPSDTGANGVNEIGTLYAVTSASRLYKVDPVTGAATMPVTLSIPLEGSAFGVGFNPAADRLRIHSNTNQNLRINVESGLTIRDVPLAYSMGDVNAGADPDLTALGYTNNDANPATGTELYAIDAAQDVLVEFGAGGPNGGMLVTVGALGVDAGLLSGFDISNATGTAYAVLSTSASEKSVLYTVNLDTGLTTKLGLLAQTKGALLSVVVRP; translated from the coding sequence ATGACGAACCGTCTCTCCTTCCTCCTGGCCGCGATCGTCCTCGCCGCCTGCGCGGAAACACCCACGGCCGTGCCGACCGACATCTCTTCCGCCAGCGCGCGTGCGGCAGAGGCCGGTGCCGCTACTTCTGGCGAGGCCTTGATCGGGCTCACGGAGAACAATGAGCTCGTCAGCTTCAGTTCCGACAAGAGCAATCAGACCACGGGTATCGTGCCGATTACGGGACTGGTCGACGGCGAAACGGTCGTCGGGATTGATTTCCGTCCGAGCGACACCGGCGCCAACGGTGTCAACGAAATTGGCACGCTGTACGCGGTGACCAGCGCCAGCCGTTTGTACAAAGTCGATCCCGTCACCGGTGCTGCCACCATGCCGGTGACGCTGAGCATTCCCTTGGAGGGTTCGGCATTCGGTGTTGGCTTCAATCCGGCGGCGGATCGCCTTCGCATTCACAGCAACACGAATCAGAATCTCCGCATCAACGTGGAGTCCGGCTTGACCATCCGCGACGTGCCGCTGGCCTACTCGATGGGAGATGTGAACGCGGGCGCTGATCCGGATCTCACGGCGTTGGGTTACACGAACAACGACGCCAACCCGGCGACGGGAACGGAACTGTACGCCATCGATGCCGCGCAGGATGTGCTGGTGGAGTTTGGCGCTGGAGGACCAAACGGTGGCATGCTGGTCACGGTGGGCGCGCTTGGCGTTGACGCCGGCCTGCTCTCCGGATTCGACATCAGCAATGCGACCGGAACCGCATATGCCGTGTTGAGCACATCGGCTTCGGAGAAGTCGGTGCTGTACACGGTGAACCTCGACACCGGCCTCACCACCAAGCTCGGCCTGCTCGCCCAGACGAAGGGCGCACTCCTGAGCGTCGTAGTTCGACCGTAA
- a CDS encoding amidohydrolase family protein, whose protein sequence is MNIRLIASAAVSFIVGMLLPTSRALAQTVTIDNVTIVDVSSGRLQANKSIVVGGKRIARIEDASVATRATATIDGTGMFVIPGLWDMHVHAYFTNDTSRFHTTNDVMFPLFIVNGVTGVRDLGSNLDATLAARDSVAAHQLIGPRMLVSGPMIDGPTTRYAAAIKVTTGDEARAAVRMLKARGVDLIKTQTLVPKDAYFALADEAARIGIPFEGHVPREITGLEAVRAGQRSFEHMIGVTDTNTKLIAALAQNMVWQCPTVINSVGTSSDFANDPGIPYWLRSAVDGWRATAKTQAALPDSAARAANQRATRRLALVKQLYDAKIPLLAGTDAPAGYDLVPGASLHRELQLFVRAGLTPLQALQTATLNPARYFGKTDSWGTIEPGKVADLVLLARNPLVDIANTRQVVAVVADGRYYSPRELDRMRVRIMELVAK, encoded by the coding sequence ATGAATATTCGCCTGATCGCGTCAGCTGCGGTGAGCTTCATCGTCGGCATGCTGCTACCGACATCTCGAGCACTCGCACAAACGGTCACGATCGACAACGTGACGATCGTCGATGTGAGTAGCGGCCGACTGCAAGCGAACAAGTCGATCGTCGTCGGGGGCAAGCGCATTGCGCGCATTGAAGATGCCAGCGTAGCGACGCGCGCGACGGCGACGATCGACGGCACGGGCATGTTCGTCATTCCCGGACTCTGGGATATGCACGTGCATGCGTACTTCACCAACGACACGTCGCGTTTTCACACCACCAACGACGTCATGTTCCCGCTGTTCATCGTGAACGGCGTAACGGGTGTACGCGACTTGGGGAGCAATCTCGATGCAACTCTGGCGGCACGCGATAGTGTAGCCGCGCACCAACTCATCGGGCCGCGAATGCTGGTGTCGGGCCCGATGATCGATGGCCCTACGACACGGTACGCGGCGGCGATCAAGGTGACTACGGGCGACGAAGCTCGCGCGGCCGTTCGCATGCTCAAGGCGCGAGGCGTCGATCTGATCAAGACGCAGACACTCGTTCCGAAAGACGCGTACTTCGCGTTGGCCGATGAGGCGGCACGCATCGGCATTCCCTTTGAAGGACACGTGCCGCGTGAGATCACGGGGCTCGAGGCCGTGCGCGCTGGTCAGCGCAGCTTCGAGCACATGATTGGCGTGACCGATACGAACACGAAGCTCATTGCGGCGCTCGCGCAAAACATGGTTTGGCAGTGTCCGACCGTGATCAACAGCGTGGGTACCTCGTCCGATTTTGCGAACGATCCCGGTATCCCGTATTGGCTCCGTTCGGCGGTGGACGGCTGGCGTGCAACGGCCAAGACGCAGGCGGCTCTACCAGATTCAGCGGCTCGGGCGGCCAATCAAAGGGCCACGCGCCGGCTCGCGCTCGTCAAGCAATTGTACGACGCGAAGATTCCGTTGTTGGCCGGCACCGACGCGCCGGCGGGGTACGATCTGGTTCCGGGCGCGAGTTTGCATCGCGAGCTGCAGCTGTTTGTGCGGGCCGGACTCACGCCGTTACAGGCGCTGCAGACGGCGACACTCAATCCCGCGCGGTACTTCGGCAAAACCGACAGCTGGGGTACGATCGAGCCGGGTAAGGTGGCCGACCTCGTGCTCCTGGCGCGAAATCCGTTGGTTGATATCGCGAACACGCGCCAGGTTGTCGCTGTGGTGGCTGACGGTCGGTACTACTCGCCGCGCGAATTGGATCGTATGCGCGTTCGTATCATGGAGCTCGTCGCGAAGTAG